In methanogenic archaeon ISO4-H5, the following are encoded in one genomic region:
- a CDS encoding DNA repair photolyase encodes MRGLDLWTGDRNSGLIEFDNTDAWDGLYEMVQCKKALAPSGLPEMDYSLNPYGGCEHGCVYCYAPEVTHTEWKTWRVVKVKANIVSRLAKELPGLSGTIGIGTVTDPYQAAEKRFGLTRECLEFLDGKGYPIHMHTKSDLILRDKELLTHFEGQVAVTLTGLDERMSKISEPGAPLPKARLHALKELTEAGINTYALIAPILGHLEGHEEEFCQAIADTGVKRAALDPLNLRPLMEERLGRMNIRGSDRAVEKIRSILIREGIEVRDVFRS; translated from the coding sequence GTGAGAGGATTGGACCTTTGGACAGGGGACCGCAACAGCGGACTCATCGAGTTCGATAACACCGATGCTTGGGACGGGCTGTATGAGATGGTCCAATGCAAGAAGGCATTGGCTCCTTCGGGACTTCCAGAGATGGATTATTCCCTGAATCCCTACGGTGGATGCGAACACGGATGCGTCTACTGTTACGCACCGGAGGTCACCCATACCGAGTGGAAAACCTGGCGTGTGGTGAAGGTCAAAGCAAACATAGTATCACGTCTTGCCAAGGAGCTTCCAGGTTTATCTGGCACTATCGGTATCGGAACCGTGACCGACCCTTATCAGGCAGCCGAGAAGAGATTCGGACTTACCCGCGAATGCCTGGAATTCCTCGACGGAAAGGGATATCCGATCCACATGCACACCAAGTCAGACCTCATCCTCCGCGACAAGGAACTCCTTACCCATTTCGAGGGGCAGGTGGCTGTCACGTTGACGGGTTTGGACGAGAGGATGTCCAAGATCAGCGAACCCGGTGCACCACTTCCCAAGGCCCGTCTCCATGCTCTGAAAGAACTCACCGAGGCAGGAATCAACACATACGCACTCATCGCACCTATCCTGGGACATCTCGAAGGCCATGAGGAGGAATTCTGTCAGGCGATTGCCGATACCGGTGTGAAACGTGCCGCATTGGATCCGCTGAACCTCCGTCCTCTCATGGAAGAGAGGCTCGGGAGAATGAACATAAGGGGTTCCGACCGGGCGGTGGAGAAAATCAGATCGATCCTTATTCGTGAAGGGATCGAGGTCCGCGACGTCTTCCGCTCATGA
- a CDS encoding exopolyphosphatase Ppx, whose protein sequence is MPDSVAFIDVGTNSIHMLVVRFYEGSMGTPIFHDKETVRMGKSLYETGRLDEPTIEKAKLVLSKFAEIARSNGCSEIIAMATCAAREAPNRHELVEAAAECGIRLQIIPGREEARLIRLGVAGPDCARRTLCIDVGGGSTEIALAEGKDDLYLDSLSLGAIRMSFGTGIDQSGKVSPKQYETLKRMVAAQCYHTVAAVRDRGFERVIGSSGTMEVLAEACAAKRGDMDTDVITRTELKALMRQLCSMTAAERCKLPKISASRADIAIGGGSVVEALMDLLDIERIEVSHNGLREGMKTDYLMKHGHSDFSVRSSSVRALAVRCGCDTRHEEAVIRYSDMICREFVSAGIMPDSMRLRELLLYAARLHDIGAFISYERHNVFSYTIIRNSYLAGFDNSELEWMALLTRFHHGSFPNAGSRFLLEIDKRSVPDFLRYAMILKIADILDRGRDGAVDEIRAELLNGTVNLTITTYSDLSMVEWKLSSIAKDFENAFGLRLNVEYLRI, encoded by the coding sequence ATGCCTGATTCCGTCGCGTTCATCGATGTGGGCACCAACTCCATACACATGCTGGTGGTCCGTTTCTACGAGGGTTCCATGGGAACCCCGATCTTCCATGACAAGGAGACCGTCCGCATGGGCAAGAGCCTGTACGAGACCGGGAGATTGGACGAACCCACTATCGAAAAGGCGAAACTGGTGCTTTCGAAGTTCGCGGAAATCGCCCGCAGCAACGGCTGTTCCGAGATTATAGCAATGGCGACGTGTGCCGCCAGGGAGGCCCCCAACCGCCATGAATTAGTGGAGGCGGCGGCCGAATGCGGCATCCGTCTGCAGATCATTCCCGGCCGGGAGGAAGCAAGACTGATCCGTCTCGGAGTGGCCGGTCCCGATTGTGCCAGACGTACACTTTGTATCGATGTCGGAGGCGGCAGTACGGAGATCGCCCTGGCCGAAGGGAAGGACGATCTGTATCTTGACAGTCTCAGTCTCGGTGCCATCCGCATGTCGTTCGGCACCGGCATAGACCAGAGCGGTAAGGTGTCTCCGAAGCAGTACGAGACCCTTAAGAGAATGGTCGCCGCCCAATGCTATCACACGGTGGCCGCCGTCCGCGACCGTGGTTTCGAACGCGTTATCGGTTCATCCGGTACCATGGAGGTGCTGGCCGAGGCATGTGCAGCCAAACGCGGCGATATGGATACGGATGTCATCACCCGTACTGAATTGAAAGCACTTATGAGGCAGCTGTGCTCCATGACCGCAGCCGAGAGATGCAAGCTTCCGAAGATAAGTGCCAGCAGGGCAGATATCGCTATCGGGGGAGGCTCTGTCGTCGAGGCATTGATGGACCTTTTGGACATCGAAAGGATCGAGGTCAGCCACAATGGTCTGAGAGAAGGCATGAAGACCGATTACCTCATGAAGCACGGTCATTCCGACTTCTCGGTGAGGTCCTCCTCAGTAAGGGCACTCGCCGTGCGCTGCGGCTGCGACACTCGCCATGAGGAAGCGGTCATCAGGTATTCCGACATGATCTGCCGCGAGTTCGTCTCTGCAGGTATCATGCCGGATTCCATGCGTCTCAGGGAGCTCCTTCTCTATGCCGCCCGCCTGCATGACATAGGTGCCTTCATCAGTTACGAGAGACACAATGTCTTCTCTTACACCATCATCAGGAATTCCTATCTCGCAGGATTCGACAATTCCGAACTGGAATGGATGGCACTCCTCACAAGGTTCCATCACGGTTCGTTCCCCAATGCCGGGAGCAGGTTCCTGCTAGAGATAGACAAACGCAGCGTGCCCGATTTCCTCAGGTACGCCATGATCCTCAAGATCGCAGACATTCTCGACCGCGGAAGGGATGGGGCAGTGGACGAGATCCGTGCCGAACTGCTTAACGGAACGGTAAATCTCACCATTACCACTTATTCGGACCTGAGTATGGTCGAGTGGAAACTGTCATCCATCGCCAAAGATTTCGAAAATGCTTTCGGTTTGCGTCTCAACGTCGAGTATCTGCGCATCTGA
- a CDS encoding polyphosphate kinase Ppk, translated as MMSKKGETDLYDRSLYINREISWLAFNRRCLEEAMDPTNPVLERVKFMAICYGNMDEFFMIRMPGLLGADVDRLVNIGPDTFSDSNQLISMINDKVNELTDGYEECWAELETALGKEGISILSVSALDPKQKMWVDDYYKERIQPLLTPLALDISHPFPFISNNSLNVAVKLRREGEVLYARVKVPVGILPRFVKVPSPAKTLQFVLLENIIKENIASLFPGLEVLGCYKFRITRNADVKVTIDEAVDLMSAVEDALDSRDVGFPVRMVVEDTMPADLANVFARNLKLRDNQVTRASDKGMMLTDLWEIAGLNRPELKNKPFTPEIPAEIAESVSLFSALRKKDWIFFHPYESFDVVVRFLKESAEDSNVQSIKICLYRIGKNPEIIRQLMRAKENGKAVSVLMELRAKFDEVNNIAVARELEKIGVHVVYGPVNLKVHSKLLQVVRLEKDHLVRYTHMSSGNYNENTAKQYSDISFMTSDPEIGEDVGELFNALTGYFGPRSYSRLLVAPLTLKSTLIEMIRREAEHKKDGRKAYIAMKANGLIDADIIAELYKASMAGVKIDLNIRGLCCLRPGIKGISDNITVTSIVDRFLEHARIYYFANDGDPKMYLGSSDLMPRNLIARVEVLFPIRDPDMMASIRDNILNICLQDNVKARVLKSDGSYVLKKRKSGEKKLRSQQWFRENIGAWHA; from the coding sequence ATGATGTCCAAGAAGGGCGAGACCGATCTCTACGACCGCAGTCTGTACATCAACAGGGAGATATCCTGGTTGGCTTTCAACAGGCGCTGTCTGGAGGAAGCCATGGACCCCACCAACCCTGTACTCGAGAGGGTCAAGTTCATGGCCATCTGCTACGGGAACATGGACGAGTTCTTCATGATCCGCATGCCCGGTCTCCTGGGTGCCGACGTTGACCGTCTGGTAAACATCGGCCCCGACACCTTCTCCGACAGCAATCAGCTCATCTCGATGATTAACGACAAGGTCAACGAGCTCACCGACGGCTATGAGGAGTGCTGGGCGGAATTGGAGACTGCACTCGGAAAGGAGGGCATCTCCATCCTTTCGGTATCCGCTCTCGACCCCAAGCAGAAGATGTGGGTCGACGACTACTACAAAGAGAGGATACAGCCACTCCTTACCCCTCTGGCACTGGACATCTCCCATCCCTTCCCGTTCATCTCCAATAACTCTCTGAACGTGGCAGTAAAGCTCAGGCGCGAGGGAGAGGTCCTCTATGCGAGGGTCAAGGTCCCGGTAGGCATCCTGCCCCGTTTCGTCAAGGTGCCGTCGCCTGCCAAGACCCTGCAGTTCGTCCTCCTGGAGAACATCATCAAAGAGAACATCGCATCGCTCTTCCCCGGACTCGAGGTCCTCGGATGCTACAAGTTCCGCATCACCAGGAATGCTGACGTCAAAGTTACAATCGACGAGGCAGTCGATCTCATGTCTGCCGTCGAGGACGCACTCGACTCCAGGGACGTGGGATTCCCGGTGAGGATGGTCGTAGAGGATACAATGCCCGCAGACCTGGCGAACGTATTCGCCAGGAACCTGAAGCTGAGGGACAACCAGGTCACCCGCGCCTCCGACAAGGGAATGATGCTCACCGATTTGTGGGAGATCGCAGGTCTCAACCGCCCCGAGCTCAAGAACAAGCCCTTCACTCCCGAGATCCCTGCGGAGATCGCCGAGAGCGTGAGCCTCTTCAGCGCCCTCAGGAAGAAGGACTGGATTTTCTTCCATCCTTACGAATCATTCGACGTGGTGGTCCGTTTCCTCAAGGAATCCGCCGAAGACTCTAACGTCCAGTCAATCAAGATATGCCTCTACAGGATAGGCAAGAACCCCGAGATTATCAGGCAGCTGATGAGGGCCAAGGAGAACGGCAAGGCCGTATCTGTGCTCATGGAGCTCAGGGCAAAGTTCGACGAGGTTAACAACATCGCCGTCGCCAGGGAACTGGAGAAGATCGGCGTGCATGTGGTGTACGGACCCGTTAATCTCAAGGTACACTCCAAGCTGCTGCAGGTGGTCAGGCTCGAGAAGGACCATCTGGTCAGATACACCCATATGAGCTCAGGAAACTACAACGAGAACACTGCCAAGCAGTACTCGGATATCTCGTTCATGACCTCCGACCCGGAGATCGGAGAGGATGTCGGAGAGCTTTTCAACGCCCTCACCGGCTACTTCGGACCCCGCAGCTACAGCCGTCTGCTGGTGGCTCCCCTCACCCTCAAGAGCACCCTCATCGAGATGATCAGGAGGGAGGCCGAGCACAAGAAGGATGGAAGGAAGGCATACATCGCCATGAAGGCCAACGGTCTGATCGATGCCGATATTATTGCAGAACTCTACAAGGCATCCATGGCGGGAGTGAAGATCGACCTTAACATCAGGGGTCTGTGCTGTCTCCGTCCCGGCATCAAGGGAATATCGGACAACATCACGGTTACCAGTATCGTGGATCGCTTCCTGGAACATGCGAGGATCTACTACTTTGCAAACGACGGCGACCCCAAGATGTACCTCGGTTCTTCGGACCTCATGCCCAGGAACCTCATCGCCCGCGTGGAGGTCCTCTTCCCCATCCGTGACCCTGATATGATGGCTTCCATAAGGGATAACATCCTCAACATCTGCCTGCAGGACAACGTCAAGGCACGTGTCCTCAAGAGTGACGGAAGCTATGTCCTGAAGAAGAGGAAGTCCGGAGAGAAGAAGCTCCGCTCCCAGCAGTGGTTCAGAGAGAACATCGGTGCCTGGCATGCCTGA
- a CDS encoding histidinol dehydrogenase HisD codes for MAKNAEPQKFVEPEKWKEISEEYWISNRKNETDKVKDIVEGIIEQVKTQGDKALIELTEKFDKVKLKHLQVTRDEIDAAYEKLDQEVIDELENAAYNISRFHRMQLPPDMWTTEVEPGITLGIKSTPLNRVGCYIPGGLAAYPSSALMTVVAAKTAGVDEVICCTPAPVQPAVLAALDIAGCDEIYTVGGSQAIAAMAIGTESIEKVQMIVGPGNMFVTEAKILLQKEVLIDFPAGPSEAAVLADSSAVPEYVAADLIAQGEHGPSSAYVLVTDDPELPDKVWKCMMDILKDEPRKDIITKSTANSGYIVCKNMDLAIETMNGVAPEHLCIEVRDPQDALSKIRNAGSIFVGPYTPIAAGDYASGTNHVLPTSGYAKVYSGLTANMFRKTSTVQMLTKEGLESLAPTITTLARVEGLHAHGMSVDIRFGKEKKEKKKSGKK; via the coding sequence ATGGCCAAAAATGCAGAACCGCAGAAATTCGTTGAACCCGAGAAATGGAAGGAGATCAGCGAAGAGTATTGGATCAGCAACAGGAAGAACGAGACCGACAAGGTGAAGGACATCGTCGAGGGAATCATCGAGCAGGTGAAGACCCAGGGAGACAAGGCCCTCATCGAACTCACCGAGAAGTTCGACAAGGTGAAGCTCAAGCACCTGCAGGTCACCCGCGACGAGATCGATGCCGCCTACGAGAAACTCGACCAGGAGGTCATTGACGAGCTGGAGAACGCCGCCTACAACATCTCCCGCTTCCACAGGATGCAGCTTCCCCCGGACATGTGGACCACCGAAGTGGAACCCGGAATCACCCTCGGAATCAAGAGCACGCCCCTGAACAGGGTCGGATGCTACATCCCCGGAGGACTCGCAGCTTACCCCTCATCCGCACTCATGACCGTCGTGGCCGCCAAGACCGCAGGTGTCGACGAGGTCATCTGCTGTACCCCCGCACCCGTGCAGCCTGCAGTCCTAGCAGCACTCGATATCGCGGGATGCGATGAGATCTACACCGTCGGAGGTTCCCAAGCAATCGCCGCCATGGCGATCGGAACCGAGAGCATCGAGAAGGTACAGATGATCGTCGGACCCGGAAACATGTTCGTCACCGAGGCCAAGATCCTGCTCCAGAAGGAGGTCCTCATCGACTTCCCCGCAGGTCCCAGTGAGGCCGCGGTATTGGCAGACTCCTCTGCCGTCCCCGAGTATGTGGCAGCTGATCTCATCGCCCAGGGAGAGCACGGACCTTCCTCCGCATACGTCCTCGTGACCGATGACCCAGAGCTTCCCGACAAGGTATGGAAATGCATGATGGACATCCTCAAGGACGAGCCCAGGAAGGACATCATCACCAAATCCACCGCCAATTCCGGATACATCGTCTGCAAGAACATGGACCTGGCCATCGAGACCATGAACGGAGTCGCTCCCGAACACCTCTGCATCGAGGTCAGGGACCCCCAGGACGCACTGTCCAAGATCAGGAATGCCGGTTCCATCTTCGTCGGACCCTACACTCCCATCGCTGCAGGTGATTACGCATCCGGAACCAACCATGTGCTCCCCACCTCGGGATACGCCAAGGTCTACTCAGGACTCACCGCCAACATGTTCCGCAAGACCTCCACCGTCCAGATGCTGACCAAGGAAGGACTGGAATCCCTGGCCCCCACCATCACCACCCTCGCCCGCGTCGAGGGCCTCCACGCCCACGGAATGTCTGTGGACATCCGTTTCGGCAAAGAGAAGAAGGAGAAGAAGAAATCCGGCAAGAAGTGA
- a CDS encoding potassium uptake protein TrkA family, with amino-acid sequence MKIVIVGGGNVGQATAKAALSGNDLHVIEKEANVAEIIRNALPVSILNGDASNPNTLRNAIERISPDMLVSAVREDGINIFVCSNAKRFLPKIRTIACIRDPEFIDKDGYEGVDVLIAPDDLSSDKMIKVALLENATNYEKLNFKDYSLTTFKIERGHQIVGKTVMNIELPPECTIVCIYRGNRAITEIATTEIHPDDRIVILGTWKATEEFNKLVGIKKEAREFIILGAGHQGLSIARAIADSGQKNFVKILDSDVNKCREASKQLKKAIVVNGNIVDPQFLLSESIDRADALISVTDADERNLLACMTAMRFGIRKIISRYSIEEYEGIFKYAGIESVVGYHKIVANEIIRILRNRSNTTVHVMENQGDFFIGFKLDKGSPMAGEYYGDLVIPEGVNVCALVRKGNMIFPDLLTKFELGDWVLLYTHEVEPLQLTGLLGSNAPEY; translated from the coding sequence ATGAAGATTGTCATCGTCGGTGGAGGTAACGTCGGTCAGGCCACGGCAAAAGCCGCCCTTTCCGGTAACGACCTGCACGTGATTGAGAAGGAAGCCAACGTGGCGGAGATTATCAGGAACGCCCTGCCCGTGTCCATCCTCAACGGAGACGCAAGCAACCCCAACACCCTGCGTAATGCCATCGAACGTATCTCCCCCGACATGCTCGTATCCGCCGTCAGAGAGGACGGTATCAACATCTTCGTCTGCTCCAACGCCAAACGTTTCCTTCCCAAGATCCGCACCATCGCATGCATCAGGGACCCCGAGTTCATCGACAAAGACGGTTACGAGGGCGTGGATGTTCTCATCGCACCTGATGACCTCTCATCAGACAAGATGATCAAGGTCGCCCTGCTGGAGAACGCGACCAACTACGAGAAACTCAATTTCAAGGACTATTCCCTCACCACGTTCAAGATCGAGAGGGGTCACCAGATTGTCGGAAAGACGGTCATGAACATCGAACTCCCGCCGGAATGCACCATCGTCTGCATCTACCGCGGGAACAGAGCTATCACAGAAATAGCCACCACGGAGATCCATCCCGACGACAGGATCGTCATCTTGGGAACATGGAAGGCCACCGAGGAGTTCAACAAACTCGTAGGTATCAAGAAGGAGGCCAGGGAATTTATCATCCTCGGAGCGGGACACCAGGGACTGTCCATCGCCAGGGCCATCGCCGATTCCGGACAGAAGAACTTCGTCAAGATTCTGGACAGCGATGTGAACAAGTGCCGCGAGGCCTCCAAACAGCTGAAGAAGGCCATCGTCGTCAACGGAAACATCGTCGATCCGCAGTTCCTGCTTTCGGAAAGTATCGACAGGGCGGATGCGCTCATCTCGGTCACCGATGCGGACGAGAGGAACCTTCTCGCCTGCATGACAGCGATGAGGTTCGGTATCAGGAAGATCATCTCCCGTTACTCCATCGAGGAGTATGAGGGCATCTTCAAGTACGCCGGTATCGAATCCGTCGTAGGATACCACAAGATCGTCGCCAACGAGATCATCAGGATTCTCAGGAACAGGTCCAACACCACCGTCCACGTGATGGAGAACCAGGGAGATTTCTTCATAGGTTTCAAACTGGATAAGGGTTCCCCCATGGCCGGCGAGTACTACGGAGACCTGGTCATCCCCGAAGGAGTCAACGTCTGTGCGCTGGTCCGCAAAGGAAACATGATCTTCCCCGACCTGCTGACCAAGTTCGAGCTCGGAGACTGGGTGCTTCTCTACACCCACGAAGTGGAGCCCCTCCAGCTCACCGGTCTGCTCGGCAGCAACGCACCGGAGTACTGA
- a CDS encoding potassium uptake protein TrkH family translates to MLESTLRRIKALQRWDGTTIRILGMIELLLAGALGVNALFAFAIGEDASYFSYIFPIVGGLGLIQTLFFSSRNKLSPAMGILLIAVMWAISFVVASLPFIIYGMGITDSFFEGISGYTTTGATIVDDLRTMPDSLLLWRGIIQWTGGITVLISFAFLLPAIGMGAAGLSSNEFTGSDNDGYSQKITTASLNFLKVYALLTIAEVIALILCEVTAFDSLCIALSNIPTGGLLPRNESIACYSIYAQAVTLVFMILGATNFYLVFRAMFKRDPRVFKNGEEKAMLGWFALVSIIILIAYIAPNLNGLTADQLGDSAWKSVYSVISSGTGTGFAIFSYSQLYGAGNLAFIFFMLMLVEFMGGASGSTAGGIKIYRMMALKSYITNSLRRVLHPNAVVSIRANGRNIDEEAINNALSTIFLFIIGTLVGVAIIMVCEPHLNLQEQFGVTLAAITNAGIGPLDSYGSLSIISKIAMCFMMWLGRMEMVLIIVLFTRAFWSDLRLEVSGAKGRGLRYKTDRYRKR, encoded by the coding sequence ATGCTTGAGAGTACGTTGAGAAGAATCAAGGCCCTGCAGCGGTGGGACGGCACCACCATCCGTATCCTCGGAATGATCGAGCTGCTGCTGGCCGGGGCTCTCGGCGTCAACGCACTCTTCGCCTTCGCAATCGGGGAGGATGCATCCTACTTCAGCTACATCTTCCCCATCGTCGGAGGTCTGGGTCTTATCCAGACACTGTTCTTCTCCAGCAGGAATAAGCTAAGCCCAGCCATGGGTATCCTGCTGATAGCGGTGATGTGGGCGATCTCCTTCGTGGTTGCCTCACTCCCGTTCATCATCTACGGTATGGGCATAACCGATTCCTTCTTCGAGGGTATCAGCGGATACACCACCACCGGTGCCACCATCGTCGACGACCTGAGGACGATGCCCGACAGCCTCCTCCTGTGGAGAGGAATCATCCAGTGGACCGGAGGTATCACCGTCCTTATCAGCTTCGCATTCCTGCTGCCCGCCATCGGTATGGGTGCCGCAGGACTCAGCTCCAATGAATTTACCGGCTCGGATAACGACGGATACAGTCAGAAGATCACGACCGCATCCCTGAATTTCCTCAAGGTTTATGCGTTGCTGACCATCGCAGAGGTCATAGCTCTGATTCTCTGCGAAGTGACCGCCTTCGATTCTCTCTGCATTGCACTTTCCAACATCCCCACCGGAGGACTGCTTCCCCGGAATGAGAGTATCGCCTGCTACTCTATCTATGCCCAGGCGGTTACCCTGGTGTTCATGATTCTGGGAGCCACCAACTTCTATCTCGTATTCCGCGCGATGTTCAAGCGCGACCCCCGTGTGTTCAAGAACGGCGAGGAGAAGGCCATGCTGGGCTGGTTCGCACTGGTCTCGATCATTATCCTGATTGCGTACATCGCACCTAACCTCAACGGCCTGACCGCAGACCAATTGGGAGATTCCGCCTGGAAATCCGTTTACAGTGTGATTTCCTCCGGTACCGGTACCGGATTCGCCATATTCAGCTACTCCCAGCTCTACGGAGCGGGTAACCTGGCTTTCATCTTCTTCATGCTGATGCTGGTGGAGTTCATGGGAGGTGCCTCCGGTTCTACCGCGGGAGGTATCAAGATCTACCGTATGATGGCCCTGAAGTCCTACATCACCAACAGTCTGAGGAGGGTTCTCCACCCCAATGCAGTCGTCTCCATCAGGGCCAACGGAAGGAACATAGATGAGGAGGCCATCAACAACGCTCTCTCTACAATCTTCCTGTTCATCATCGGAACCCTGGTCGGAGTTGCCATTATCATGGTCTGCGAACCGCACCTGAACCTCCAGGAACAGTTCGGTGTCACCCTTGCGGCTATCACCAACGCAGGTATCGGACCCCTCGATTCCTACGGTTCCCTTTCCATCATCAGCAAGATCGCGATGTGCTTCATGATGTGGCTGGGACGTATGGAGATGGTGCTCATCATCGTTCTCTTCACCAGGGCGTTCTGGTCCGATCTCCGCCTCGAGGTCAGCGGTGCCAAGGGACGCGGTCTCAGATACAAGACCGACAGATACAGGAAGCGCTGA
- a CDS encoding drug resistance transporter Bcr/CflA subfamily produces the protein MLSKGPLTLLILIMSMFGPLSTDMYLSGLPQMVEDFGTNESTMNMSLYMFMLVLSFCILFLGPISDKYGRRNILAVTMSVYIVSNLACMFVTNVWVFIILRMIQAFGGAGAMVTSFALIKDCFKGPDRGRILSIVAVLGILGPILSPVIGTLLINTMGWHSTFLAPALVAMICLAAGLMLPGNLPVERLNGNIGDTVKRVAVVLKDRGFTRFLIMMTIFVASQLAYISVSSYIYQEKFGFSTTEYSMALAAVCIISLGVSQVILRLHLCNLKNVAAVLLLGVISTVMMFLLAEHSWILFMVSMIPCCASTIICRSFGFEILMNHHHGDNGSVSSVLNFGAFIFAFCGMVIASSFPSDLFIYGIAAVLALSCLVYLAMWIGLKRSGYPVRNLTEGM, from the coding sequence ATGCTGAGCAAAGGTCCGCTGACGCTATTGATTCTCATAATGAGTATGTTCGGACCGCTCTCCACGGACATGTACCTGTCCGGACTCCCTCAGATGGTGGAGGACTTCGGTACCAACGAATCAACCATGAACATGTCGCTCTACATGTTCATGCTGGTGCTTTCGTTCTGCATCCTCTTCCTGGGACCCATCAGCGACAAGTACGGCCGCCGCAACATCCTCGCCGTGACGATGTCTGTATACATCGTATCAAACCTCGCCTGTATGTTCGTTACGAACGTCTGGGTCTTCATCATCCTGAGGATGATTCAGGCCTTCGGGGGTGCCGGTGCGATGGTCACTTCCTTCGCACTCATCAAGGATTGTTTCAAGGGTCCGGACAGGGGACGCATCCTGTCTATCGTGGCCGTGCTCGGTATCCTCGGACCCATCCTCTCGCCTGTAATAGGTACGCTGCTGATCAACACCATGGGATGGCACTCCACCTTCCTGGCCCCCGCTTTAGTGGCCATGATCTGTCTTGCGGCCGGGCTGATGCTCCCCGGCAATCTACCTGTGGAGAGGCTCAACGGAAACATCGGCGACACCGTGAAGAGGGTCGCCGTGGTCCTGAAGGACAGAGGATTCACCAGATTCCTCATCATGATGACCATCTTCGTGGCCTCCCAGCTTGCTTACATCTCCGTGTCTTCGTACATCTATCAGGAAAAGTTCGGATTCTCTACCACCGAGTACAGCATGGCCTTGGCAGCTGTCTGCATCATCAGCTTGGGTGTGTCGCAGGTCATCCTGCGCCTGCACCTGTGCAACCTCAAGAACGTCGCCGCTGTCCTCCTACTGGGAGTTATCAGCACCGTGATGATGTTCCTCCTGGCAGAACACAGCTGGATTCTGTTCATGGTTTCCATGATTCCCTGCTGTGCTAGCACCATCATCTGCCGTTCATTCGGATTCGAGATCCTGATGAATCATCATCACGGCGACAACGGTTCGGTTTCTTCCGTGCTGAACTTCGGTGCGTTCATCTTCGCATTCTGCGGAATGGTGATCGCCTCCTCCTTCCCCAGCGACCTTTTCATCTACGGCATCGCAGCAGTGCTGGCACTTTCGTGTTTGGTTTACCTCGCGATGTGGATCGGCCTCAAACGCTCGGGATATCCGGTCAGGAATCTGACCGAAGGAATGTGA
- a CDS encoding ATPase: MLTKIAVQGLFNELDYEIPLIDGHLTFIHAQNGFGKSTLMRLVYNILQGNLEDVRVVPFERLDLVFDDQSNLIVENRNQELTILMSKNRLEEPVDADDLPSLLGSLYIGPERMYLSDGMGNLKPSIDVYMKELSDSIRRAIADSEVVPKSEDSKKYTDAELDEIFKNAEAKINFIRQAGFQPSIPSGFRFPPSRFDISDNHEKYKALALTLKAYTDTYYHFAESIVVYLDIVNTLFVNKTVEINDKGFPQARMDRSGTVIPISKFSSGEKQILIMFYLLLFKAGTDSLVIMDEPEVSLHVSWQQQIGKFVSDVARIRNLQVIISTHSPSVIHDDWDKTVELSSTRTD, from the coding sequence ATGCTTACCAAGATCGCGGTTCAGGGACTTTTCAATGAGCTTGATTATGAGATACCTTTGATAGACGGGCATCTGACATTCATCCATGCCCAGAACGGATTCGGAAAATCCACCCTCATGAGGCTCGTGTACAACATCCTTCAGGGAAATCTGGAGGATGTGCGCGTGGTCCCCTTCGAGAGATTGGATCTCGTATTCGACGACCAATCGAATCTCATCGTCGAGAACCGCAACCAGGAACTCACCATTCTCATGTCCAAGAACAGGCTGGAGGAACCCGTTGATGCGGATGACCTCCCCTCCCTGCTGGGAAGCCTGTACATCGGCCCCGAGAGGATGTACCTCTCGGACGGCATGGGCAACCTGAAGCCTTCCATCGATGTCTACATGAAGGAACTCTCGGACAGCATCCGCAGGGCGATCGCCGACAGCGAGGTCGTCCCCAAGTCGGAGGACTCCAAGAAGTACACCGATGCCGAACTCGACGAGATCTTCAAGAACGCCGAGGCCAAGATCAACTTCATCAGACAGGCCGGTTTCCAACCCTCCATCCCCTCCGGATTCCGCTTCCCCCCGAGCAGGTTCGACATCAGCGACAACCACGAGAAATACAAAGCTCTGGCACTTACGCTCAAGGCTTACACTGATACATACTATCACTTCGCCGAGAGCATAGTTGTTTACTTGGATATCGTGAACACCCTGTTCGTCAACAAGACCGTGGAGATCAACGACAAGGGATTCCCCCAGGCCAGGATGGACCGCAGCGGTACCGTCATCCCCATCTCCAAGTTCTCCTCCGGAGAGAAGCAGATCCTCATCATGTTCTACCTCCTGCTGTTCAAGGCGGGGACCGATTCCCTGGTCATCATGGACGAACCCGAGGTGTCACTCCATGTTTCGTGGCAGCAGCAGATCGGGAAGTTCGTCAGCGATGTGGCCCGCATAAGGAACCTGCAGGTCATCATCTCCACCCACTCGCCTTCCGTCATCCACGACGACTGGGACAAGACAGTGGAACTCTCCAGCACCCGCACAGACTGA